One genomic segment of Helicobacter enhydrae includes these proteins:
- the ccoP gene encoding cytochrome-c oxidase, cbb3-type subunit III codes for MFGLNLSDHVIFAALTAAFVILALTAYVVNLYIKKMKVTRPEGKLAEEEWDGIQKFKNNLPLGWTICFVVAIVWGFWYIFVGYPINAFSQIGQYNADVADYNKQYSKKLANLTQEQLVEMGQNIFLVQCSQCHGVTANGLAGKAQNLTQWGKEEGIMNTIMHGSKGLDLPLGEMPPVEMSESDARAVASYIMADISDVKHTKYPTDVAKGKEVFNTAGCTGCHGEDGKGMDGSAADLSTYGTPKFLAYILNHGKKGMIGQMPSFAYAGFSEIQIKALSAFIESLEPNGQ; via the coding sequence ATGTTTGGTTTAAACCTAAGCGATCATGTTATTTTTGCCGCTTTGACCGCTGCTTTTGTGATTTTGGCACTGACAGCTTATGTGGTGAATTTGTATATCAAGAAAATGAAAGTTACAAGACCAGAGGGCAAATTGGCAGAAGAAGAATGGGATGGAATCCAAAAATTCAAAAACAATCTACCTCTTGGTTGGACAATTTGTTTTGTGGTGGCTATTGTTTGGGGATTTTGGTATATCTTTGTGGGTTATCCGATCAATGCCTTTTCTCAAATTGGGCAATACAATGCTGATGTTGCAGATTACAACAAACAATACAGCAAGAAACTTGCAAATTTGACACAAGAACAACTTGTGGAAATGGGGCAAAATATATTCCTAGTCCAATGTTCTCAATGCCACGGAGTGACTGCTAATGGTTTGGCAGGGAAGGCTCAAAACTTGACACAATGGGGCAAGGAAGAGGGGATTATGAATACTATCATGCACGGATCAAAAGGTTTGGATTTGCCACTTGGTGAGATGCCTCCTGTTGAAATGAGCGAATCTGATGCACGTGCTGTGGCTTCATATATAATGGCAGATATTTCAGATGTCAAGCATACCAAATATCCGACTGATGTGGCTAAAGGCAAGGAAGTGTTTAATACCGCAGGTTGTACAGGTTGTCACGGAGAAGATGGCAAAGGAATGGATGGAAGTGCTGCAGATTTGAGCACTTATGGCACTCCAAAGTTTTTGGCTTATATCCTCAATCACGGCAAAAAAGGCATGATTGGTCAAATGCCATCTTTTGCTTATGCTGGATTTAGCGAGATACAAATCAAAGCTTTATCTGCTTTTATTGAATCATTAGAGCCAAATGGGCAATAA
- a CDS encoding cytochrome c oxidase, cbb3-type, CcoQ subunit, giving the protein MDIAMILSLQKIIYLIVTIILCVFLYSYIIYMYRIEKKGEKNYEKYARLALDDSMEDEIIERR; this is encoded by the coding sequence ATGGACATAGCAATGATTCTATCCCTTCAAAAAATAATTTATTTGATTGTGACAATCATTTTGTGCGTATTTCTTTATTCCTATATTATCTATATGTATCGCATTGAAAAAAAGGGTGAGAAAAATTATGAAAAATATGCGAGATTGGCTTTAGATGATTCTATGGAAGATGAAATTATTGAAAGAAGATAA
- the ccoO gene encoding cytochrome-c oxidase, cbb3-type subunit II yields MFGWLEKNPFFFSLAFIFVFSIAGLVEILPSFAKTARPLEGLKPYSVLETAGRQVYIEEGCYNCHSQLVRPFKFETDRYGAYSLSGEYAFDRPFLWGSKRTGPDLHRVGDSRTTDWHAYHMWDPTSVVPGSIMPAYRHLYFNNADFDTAYAEAYTQKKIFAVPYDVEGGVKLGTLEEAKAEYLKEAQVIVDDMNAMVANHLKSVGDTQGSVDMSEALKKGEVRKIVALIAYLNSLSQSRRMHTEGN; encoded by the coding sequence ATGTTTGGTTGGTTAGAAAAAAATCCATTCTTTTTTTCATTGGCTTTTATCTTTGTGTTTTCAATCGCAGGGCTTGTGGAGATTTTGCCAAGTTTTGCAAAAACTGCTAGACCCTTGGAGGGATTGAAACCTTATAGTGTGCTTGAGACAGCAGGAAGACAAGTTTATATTGAGGAGGGTTGCTACAACTGCCATTCTCAACTTGTGCGTCCTTTCAAATTCGAAACAGATCGCTATGGGGCTTATAGCTTGAGTGGTGAATATGCTTTTGATCGCCCATTCTTGTGGGGCTCTAAACGCACAGGTCCAGATTTGCATCGTGTGGGAGATAGTAGAACTACAGATTGGCATGCTTATCATATGTGGGATCCTACTAGCGTGGTGCCAGGTTCGATTATGCCTGCTTATCGCCATTTGTATTTCAATAATGCTGATTTTGATACAGCATACGCTGAAGCATACACACAGAAAAAGATTTTTGCTGTGCCTTATGATGTTGAGGGAGGCGTGAAGCTTGGCACTTTGGAAGAGGCAAAAGCAGAATATCTGAAAGAAGCACAGGTGATTGTGGATGATATGAACGCAATGGTGGCTAATCATCTCAAGAGTGTAGGAGACACTCAAGGCTCTGTAGATATGAGCGAAGCACTCAAAAAGGGAGAGGTGAGGAAGATTGTTGCATTGATTGCTTATCTCAATAGCTTGAGTCAATCTAGGCGTATGCACACAGAGGGGAACTAG
- the ccoN gene encoding cytochrome-c oxidase, cbb3-type subunit I, with protein sequence MQEHTSVKYDYSIARLFVLTILLFGLVGLLVGVIIAFQMAFPSLNYLASEYGTFGRLRPLHTNAVIYGFTLSGIWAGWYYLGQRVLKISYVEHPFLRYVGYAHFSVYIVVMILAVVTLLGGFTQSKEYAELIWPLDLLVVVVWVLWGISLFGSMGVRREKTIYVSLWYFIATFIGIATLYIFNNLAIPTYFVAGVGSIWHSISLYSGTNDAMIQWWWGHNAVAFVFTSGVIGLIYYFLPKESGQPIFSYKLTIFSFWALMFVYIWAGGHHLIYSTIPDWIQTLGSVFSVILILPSWGTGINMLLTMKGQWHQLRESPVIKFMILASTFYLLTTLEGPIQSIKSVNALAHFTDWIIGHVHDAALGWVGFMVIAATFHMVPRIFNRAIYSKKLVEAQFWIMTIGIVLYFSSMWIAGITQGMMWIDRDEYGVLSYQFIDTVVAIVPYYVIRGIGGLMYLVGFVMFVYNILMTISAGRVLDKEPRYATPMDS encoded by the coding sequence ATGCAAGAGCATACATCAGTGAAGTATGATTATTCTATTGCAAGATTATTTGTTTTGACAATCTTGTTATTTGGGCTTGTTGGATTGCTTGTCGGTGTGATCATCGCATTTCAAATGGCATTCCCAAGTCTCAACTATTTGGCATCGGAGTATGGGACTTTTGGGCGTTTGCGTCCATTGCATACCAATGCTGTCATTTATGGTTTTACGCTAAGCGGGATTTGGGCTGGATGGTATTATCTTGGGCAAAGAGTTCTCAAGATTTCTTATGTTGAACATCCATTTTTGCGTTATGTGGGTTATGCACATTTTTCAGTGTATATTGTTGTGATGATTTTGGCGGTTGTGACATTGCTTGGAGGCTTCACACAATCCAAAGAATATGCAGAACTGATTTGGCCCCTTGATTTGCTAGTGGTAGTTGTTTGGGTGCTTTGGGGGATTAGTTTATTTGGAAGTATGGGGGTTAGACGCGAAAAAACCATCTATGTTTCACTTTGGTATTTCATTGCGACTTTTATTGGGATTGCCACGCTTTATATTTTCAACAATCTTGCGATCCCCACTTACTTTGTTGCAGGAGTTGGAAGCATTTGGCATTCTATTTCTTTGTATTCTGGCACTAATGATGCGATGATTCAGTGGTGGTGGGGACATAATGCTGTGGCGTTTGTTTTTACTTCAGGAGTTATTGGACTAATTTATTATTTTTTGCCAAAAGAATCAGGACAGCCTATTTTTTCTTATAAATTAACTATTTTTTCATTCTGGGCTTTGATGTTTGTGTATATCTGGGCTGGGGGACACCATCTGATTTATTCAACGATCCCTGATTGGATTCAAACTTTGGGATCTGTGTTTTCCGTGATTTTGATTTTGCCTTCTTGGGGAACAGGGATTAATATGCTTCTGACAATGAAAGGGCAGTGGCATCAACTTAGAGAATCCCCGGTGATTAAGTTTATGATTTTGGCTTCGACTTTTTATCTCCTTACAACGCTTGAGGGACCAATCCAGTCGATTAAATCCGTGAATGCTTTGGCTCACTTTACAGATTGGATTATCGGGCATGTCCATGATGCGGCTTTGGGATGGGTTGGCTTTATGGTTATTGCAGCCACTTTCCATATGGTGCCAAGAATATTCAATCGTGCAATTTATTCCAAAAAGCTTGTTGAAGCACAATTTTGGATTATGACTATTGGGATTGTTTTGTATTTCTCTAGTATGTGGATTGCTGGGATTACTCAAGGTATGATGTGGATTGATCGAGATGAGTATGGTGTTCTTTCTTATCAGTTTATAGATACGGTGGTTGCTATTGTTCCTTATTATGTGATTCGTGGAATCGGTGGCTTGATGTATCTAGTTGGTTTTGTGATGTTTGTTTATAATATTTTGATGACAATCAGTGCGGGCAGAGTGTTAGACAAAGAGCCTCGATATGCTACGCCTATGGATTCTTAG
- the tilS gene encoding tRNA lysidine(34) synthetase TilS gives MKHKINELPQGRFLLGFSGGVDSSALFFMLYQCGIEFDLAIVDYGVREQSALEVQYAQELARVYQKRCYVHKAPQIVGNFESEARAIRYRFFQEIVLGEGYAGVILAHQLNDRLEWFVMQMCRGAGLNTILGFDFLEKWQKISIYRPLLEVSRAEIEEYSCQNSIKSFQDASNQDMSFQRNYVRTLLAPLIQKHHHNIAQTLAYLFEDKKRLYREVQTHNLGDIVAFARSEVANDLHCLDQLLKQRGYVLSQKQRDEISRCDFECEIAGWVIASCAEWVWIAPKIKVDQMEKKFRESMRLESIPSRLRKNIYQLIQEGKIELDEVKKFFKI, from the coding sequence ATGAAGCATAAAATCAATGAACTTCCACAGGGGCGTTTTCTGTTGGGATTTTCTGGTGGAGTGGATAGCAGTGCATTGTTTTTTATGCTCTATCAATGTGGTATCGAGTTTGATTTGGCGATTGTTGATTATGGGGTAAGGGAGCAAAGTGCGTTGGAGGTGCAGTATGCTCAAGAATTGGCAAGGGTTTATCAGAAACGATGCTATGTGCACAAAGCTCCACAAATTGTTGGGAATTTCGAATCTGAAGCAAGGGCAATCCGCTATAGGTTTTTCCAAGAGATTGTTTTGGGGGAGGGATATGCTGGAGTGATTTTGGCTCATCAACTCAATGATCGTTTGGAGTGGTTTGTGATGCAGATGTGTAGAGGTGCTGGGCTAAATACGATTTTGGGGTTTGATTTTTTGGAGAAGTGGCAAAAGATCTCTATTTATCGCCCATTGCTTGAGGTGAGTCGGGCAGAAATTGAAGAATATTCTTGTCAAAACAGCATCAAAAGCTTCCAAGATGCAAGTAACCAAGATATGTCTTTTCAGAGAAATTATGTTCGCACGCTTTTGGCTCCGTTGATTCAAAAACACCACCATAATATCGCCCAAACTCTAGCTTATCTTTTCGAGGACAAAAAACGATTGTATCGTGAGGTGCAGACGCACAATCTAGGTGATATTGTTGCATTTGCACGCAGTGAGGTGGCTAATGATTTGCACTGCCTTGATCAGTTGCTCAAGCAGCGAGGATATGTGCTATCGCAAAAGCAAAGAGATGAAATATCGAGGTGTGATTTTGAGTGTGAAATCGCAGGGTGGGTGATTGCTTCTTGTGCGGAGTGGGTTTGGATTGCCCCAAAAATCAAGGTCGATCAAATGGAAAAAAAGTTTAGAGAATCAATGCGTCTAGAATCTATCCCATCAAGATTGCGTAAAAATATTTATCAACTGATACAAGAGGGAAAAATTGAGCTTGATGAGGTGAAAAAATTTTTCAAAATATAG
- a CDS encoding Rid family detoxifying hydrolase, which yields MSYPKAIGPYSTYREYNNLIFVSGQLPLNPDTMQLVSDEIKEQTRQSILNIQAILQELNLDLRHIIKTTIFLADIADFEAMNEIYQEYFSAPYPARSAIAVKDLPKGAKVEIEVVVGREV from the coding sequence ATGTCTTACCCAAAAGCCATTGGACCCTACAGCACCTATAGGGAATACAACAATCTAATCTTTGTCTCCGGTCAGCTACCACTCAATCCTGACACGATGCAATTAGTCAGCGATGAAATCAAAGAGCAAACGCGACAATCTATTCTCAACATTCAAGCCATCCTCCAAGAACTCAACCTAGATCTACGACACATCATCAAAACCACAATATTCTTGGCAGACATTGCGGATTTTGAGGCGATGAATGAAATTTATCAAGAATATTTTTCTGCACCCTATCCTGCAAGAAGTGCGATAGCAGTCAAAGATCTGCCAAAAGGGGCAAAAGTGGAGATTGAAGTGGTTGTGGGCAGAGAGGTTTAG
- the rimO gene encoding 30S ribosomal protein S12 methylthiotransferase RimO, producing the protein MSKKLHLISLGCTKNLVDSEVMLGRLKDYALTDEVSEADVILVNTCGFVSAAKEESIRVILEASSRRKEGALLVASGCLSERYRHQLLEEMPEIDLITGVGDYDKIDELIAQKENAVFSPKVFLSDNHQRVITGSNIHAYVKLSEGCNQTCSFCSIPSFKGKLHSRSIQSVLKEVEQLSLQGYQDVSFLAQDSSSYLRDCGEKNGLIGLIQALEEQNRVKSARILYLYPTTTTLELIEQIANSKIVQNYFDMPIQHISSSMLKRMKRGASKDRHIELLKAMRETKDSFLRTTLIIGHPQESDEEFEELCEFIEGFRFDAVNLFAFSSEEGTLAHQMDGHIPSKIINARIATINKIIQKQQQEHRKHNVGKVLPVIIEGKSEVSEYFYSARAVQWAPQIDGEILINQIAIDGVTQLPTGYYQARITETKGEYVFAEVVGVGI; encoded by the coding sequence TTGAGCAAAAAACTTCATTTAATCTCTCTAGGTTGCACCAAAAATCTTGTCGATAGCGAGGTGATGCTAGGTAGGCTCAAAGATTATGCTTTGACTGATGAGGTGAGCGAGGCTGATGTCATACTTGTCAATACTTGCGGGTTTGTTTCAGCAGCCAAGGAAGAGAGCATACGCGTGATTTTGGAGGCTAGTTCTAGGCGTAAAGAAGGGGCTTTGTTGGTAGCAAGTGGTTGTTTGAGTGAGCGTTATCGCCATCAATTGCTTGAAGAAATGCCAGAAATTGATTTGATTACAGGGGTGGGGGATTATGACAAAATTGATGAGCTAATTGCCCAAAAAGAAAATGCTGTTTTTAGCCCAAAGGTTTTTTTGTCTGATAATCATCAAAGGGTGATTACAGGATCAAATATCCATGCTTATGTCAAATTGAGCGAGGGGTGCAATCAAACTTGTAGTTTTTGTTCGATTCCAAGTTTCAAGGGCAAGTTGCATAGTCGCTCGATCCAATCTGTGTTGAAAGAAGTGGAGCAACTCTCATTGCAGGGGTATCAAGATGTTTCTTTTCTTGCACAAGATAGTAGCTCGTATCTGCGTGATTGTGGAGAGAAAAATGGACTGATTGGGTTGATACAAGCCCTAGAAGAGCAGAATCGTGTCAAGAGTGCAAGGATTTTGTATCTTTATCCCACCACCACTACACTTGAGCTGATCGAACAAATCGCAAACTCCAAAATCGTCCAAAACTATTTTGATATGCCAATCCAACACATCAGCTCCTCAATGCTCAAAAGAATGAAAAGAGGGGCAAGTAAAGATCGTCATATAGAGCTACTCAAAGCGATGAGAGAGACCAAAGATTCTTTTTTGAGGACGACTTTGATCATCGGACATCCACAAGAGAGCGATGAGGAGTTTGAAGAACTCTGTGAGTTTATCGAGGGATTCAGGTTTGATGCTGTGAATCTGTTTGCTTTTTCTAGCGAAGAGGGAACTTTGGCTCATCAAATGGATGGACATATTCCAAGCAAAATCATCAATGCAAGAATTGCAACAATCAACAAAATCATTCAGAAGCAACAACAAGAACACAGGAAGCACAATGTGGGCAAGGTGTTGCCTGTGATTATTGAGGGCAAAAGCGAAGTGAGCGAGTATTTTTATAGTGCTAGAGCCGTGCAGTGGGCACCTCAAATTGATGGGGAGATCCTCATCAATCAGATTGCAATCGATGGAGTTACGCAACTTCCAACGGGGTATTACCAAGCAAGAATCACAGAGACAAAAGGAGAGTATGTGTTTGCAGAAGTTGTGGGGGTTGGGATCTAA
- the fabI gene encoding enoyl-ACP reductase FabI — translation MLMQGKKGLIVGVANQKSIAYGIAKACKEQGAELAFTFLNEAIHKRVQPIAEEFGSAKYVYELDVSQPEHFKKLKEDLEADFGKLDFVVHSVAFAPKEALDGEFLDTSKEAFGTAMEISVYSLIELTRELKTLLNEGASVLTLSYLGAQKYVTHYNVMGVAKAALESSVRYLAYDLGKDGIRVNAISAGPIKTLASSGIGDFRMILKWNEANAPLRKNVSIEEVGNSAMYLLSPLASGVTGEVHYVDCGYNIMGTCAMEKRDGKLKLVYDEETH, via the coding sequence ATGCTAATGCAAGGAAAAAAAGGACTAATCGTTGGAGTGGCAAATCAGAAATCTATCGCCTATGGGATAGCAAAGGCTTGTAAGGAGCAGGGGGCAGAACTTGCTTTTACATTTTTAAATGAAGCGATCCATAAGCGTGTGCAACCGATTGCCGAAGAGTTTGGCAGTGCCAAATATGTCTATGAGCTTGATGTGAGTCAGCCTGAACATTTCAAGAAGCTCAAAGAGGATTTGGAGGCTGATTTTGGAAAACTTGATTTTGTCGTGCATTCTGTGGCGTTTGCACCAAAAGAAGCTCTTGATGGAGAGTTTCTTGATACTTCCAAAGAAGCTTTTGGGACGGCGATGGAGATCTCTGTATATTCGTTGATTGAACTAACTCGAGAGCTCAAAACCTTGCTCAATGAGGGGGCAAGTGTTTTGACATTGAGCTATCTTGGGGCACAGAAGTACGTTACGCATTACAATGTGATGGGGGTGGCAAAAGCAGCATTGGAATCAAGTGTGCGTTATCTAGCTTATGATTTGGGTAAAGATGGGATTAGGGTCAATGCTATATCAGCTGGACCGATTAAAACTTTGGCATCTTCTGGCATTGGGGATTTTAGGATGATTCTCAAATGGAATGAAGCCAATGCTCCATTGCGTAAGAATGTCAGTATCGAGGAGGTGGGGAACTCTGCGATGTATTTGCTTTCGCCTTTGGCAAGTGGCGTGACGGGCGAGGTGCATTATGTGGATTGTGGCTACAACATTATGGGAACTTGTGCGATGGAAAAGAGGGATGGCAAACTAAAACTTGTATATGATGAGGAGACACATTGA